In Synechococcus sp. KORDI-100, a single window of DNA contains:
- the ilvD gene encoding dihydroxy-acid dehydratase: MLRSDAVTQGIQRSPNRAMLRAVGFGDEDFGKPIIGIANGFSTITPCNVGLDDLARRAEESARQAGGMPQMFGTITVSDGISMGTEGMKYSLVSREVIADAIETACNGQSMDGVLAVGGCDKNMPGAMLAIARMNIPSVFVYGGTIKPGKLGGCDLTVVSAFEAVGQLTSGKIDEAQLTAVEKNACPGAGSCGGMFTANTMSAAIETMGLSLPYSSTMAAEDEEKAESAARSAEVLVEAVNANIRPLDLLTKAAFENAISVIMAVGGSTNAVLHLLAIARTAGVDLNIDDFERIRQRVPVICDLKPSGRYVTVDLHNAGGIPQVMKLLLDAGLLHGDCRTVEGKTLRDVIAAVPSQPPAGQDVIRPLSNPLYAKGHLAILKGNLASEGSVAKISGVKTPVLTGPARVFESEEDCLAAILDKQIKAGDVVVVRNEGPVGGPGMREMLAPTSAIVGQGLGDKVALITDGRFSGGTYGLVVGHVAPEAAVGGTIGLVQEGDSITVDADQLLLQLNVDDAELEQRRASWSKPTPRYRTGILGKYARLVSTSSRGATTDHAN, from the coding sequence ATGCTTCGCTCCGACGCTGTCACTCAGGGCATCCAGCGGTCTCCCAACAGGGCCATGCTGCGGGCCGTCGGCTTCGGAGACGAGGATTTCGGCAAGCCGATCATCGGCATCGCCAACGGTTTCAGCACCATCACCCCGTGCAATGTCGGGCTCGATGATCTGGCACGCCGCGCCGAGGAGTCGGCACGTCAGGCCGGTGGCATGCCGCAGATGTTCGGAACCATCACCGTCAGCGATGGCATTTCGATGGGCACCGAAGGGATGAAGTACTCCCTCGTCAGTCGTGAGGTGATCGCTGACGCCATCGAAACCGCCTGCAACGGCCAGAGCATGGATGGTGTGCTGGCAGTCGGCGGATGTGACAAGAACATGCCAGGCGCCATGCTCGCCATTGCACGGATGAACATTCCCTCCGTCTTCGTGTACGGCGGCACGATCAAACCCGGCAAACTCGGAGGCTGTGATCTCACGGTGGTGAGCGCCTTCGAGGCCGTCGGCCAGCTCACCAGCGGAAAAATTGATGAAGCGCAGCTGACAGCGGTTGAGAAAAACGCCTGCCCCGGCGCTGGCAGCTGTGGCGGCATGTTCACCGCCAACACGATGAGTGCCGCCATCGAGACGATGGGATTGAGCCTTCCCTACAGCTCCACGATGGCGGCGGAGGATGAGGAGAAAGCCGAGAGCGCTGCCCGCTCTGCCGAAGTGCTTGTGGAGGCGGTGAACGCCAACATCCGTCCCCTCGACCTGCTGACGAAAGCAGCTTTTGAGAACGCCATCAGCGTGATCATGGCGGTGGGCGGCTCCACCAATGCTGTGCTGCATCTGCTGGCGATCGCCCGCACCGCAGGGGTGGATCTCAACATTGATGATTTCGAACGCATTCGCCAGCGCGTGCCGGTGATCTGCGATCTCAAGCCCAGCGGCCGTTACGTGACGGTGGATCTACACAATGCCGGCGGCATTCCCCAGGTGATGAAGCTGCTGCTGGATGCGGGCCTGCTGCACGGGGATTGCCGCACGGTTGAAGGGAAAACGCTCAGGGACGTGATTGCGGCTGTGCCCTCTCAGCCACCGGCGGGGCAGGACGTGATTCGTCCGCTCAGCAACCCGCTCTATGCTAAGGGCCATCTGGCCATCCTCAAGGGAAACCTGGCCAGCGAGGGCAGCGTGGCCAAGATCAGTGGCGTCAAGACGCCTGTGCTAACCGGCCCGGCTCGGGTGTTCGAAAGCGAAGAGGACTGCCTTGCCGCGATCCTCGACAAGCAGATCAAGGCCGGGGATGTGGTGGTCGTCCGCAACGAGGGACCGGTCGGTGGCCCCGGCATGCGCGAGATGCTGGCTCCCACCTCCGCGATTGTTGGTCAGGGGCTGGGCGACAAGGTGGCGCTGATCACCGATGGTCGCTTCAGCGGCGGCACCTACGGCCTGGTGGTGGGGCATGTGGCCCCGGAAGCCGCTGTTGGCGGCACGATCGGTCTGGTGCAGGAGGGCGACAGCATCACCGTTGATGCCGATCAGCTGCTGCTCCAGCTGAACGTTGATGACGCCGAACTGGAACAGAGGCGGGCCAGCTGGAGCAAGCCGACCCCCCGCTACCGCACCGGAATCCTGGGCAAGTACGCCCGGCTGGTTTCAACATCCAGCCGAGGCGCAACGACGGATCACGCCAATTGA